A stretch of the Nitratireductor thuwali genome encodes the following:
- a CDS encoding cupin domain-containing protein produces the protein MDNDYGFDLARQRGIKLGPVGHRIVEDNDLTRVWEVKLEPGEELGFHIHYHPYYVVSLGGGDNEIETIFGDTIATHEPVGHTVYIDQKRAIHKLTNRSDRTYLSRLIEFKAVRWTYEGDPSESKPEPGDATPEGFEAAFNEILTHTGDLPWEPKSLKGLYQKMLWRNEETGASIALIKFDKGVGIPNAHAHASNQFMYCLSGKYRYIPTGTTLVAGSFYCNPVGSVHGPTIADETTVFLEIYDGPHYPVQPPWYTDPKDAT, from the coding sequence ATGGATAACGACTACGGATTCGACCTCGCGCGCCAGCGCGGGATCAAGCTCGGCCCGGTCGGTCACCGCATTGTCGAGGACAACGACCTGACCCGTGTCTGGGAAGTGAAGCTGGAACCGGGAGAGGAACTCGGCTTCCACATCCACTACCATCCCTACTACGTGGTCTCCCTCGGCGGCGGCGACAACGAGATAGAGACCATCTTCGGCGATACGATCGCCACGCATGAACCGGTCGGGCACACGGTCTACATCGATCAGAAGCGGGCAATCCACAAGCTGACCAACCGCTCCGACCGCACCTATCTGTCCCGGCTGATCGAGTTCAAGGCGGTCCGCTGGACCTATGAGGGCGATCCGAGCGAATCGAAGCCGGAGCCCGGCGACGCAACTCCGGAAGGCTTCGAGGCCGCATTCAACGAAATCCTCACCCATACGGGCGATCTGCCCTGGGAGCCGAAATCACTCAAGGGGCTCTACCAGAAGATGCTGTGGCGCAACGAGGAGACCGGCGCCTCCATCGCCCTCATCAAGTTCGACAAGGGGGTCGGCATACCCAACGCCCACGCCCACGCCTCAAACCAGTTCATGTACTGTCTGTCGGGCAAGTACCGCTACATCCCGACGGGCACCACCCTGGTGGCAGGCTCCTTCTATTGCAACCCGGTCGGCAGCGTGCACGGTCCTACCATTGCCGACGAAACGACGGTCTTCCTGGAGATCTAT
- a CDS encoding fumarylacetoacetate hydrolase family protein codes for MLKLAAIKFGGSGRLAFVDDGSLRLLPEDLVQIQDAIAAGRPALRALAARADLQRIGYEEALLRAPRTDTRRDILCAGWNYWDHFEEGKGRRDGQEVDRPEHPTFFTKGPDTMIGPFDPIAYDPAISAKWDYEVEVAIIIGKEGRSIAEADALDHVFGYCLANDISQRDLQRAHGGQWLKGKSIDGTMPFGPYVTLADGVDPSAIDIECVLNGTVVQSASTKLMAFPIATLIAELSFGMTLRAGDVLLTGTPAGVGNARTPQLFLKEGDEVVCRSPLLGELRNKLTAADLHSPSDGRT; via the coding sequence ATGCTGAAACTGGCCGCAATAAAATTCGGCGGCAGCGGCCGCCTGGCATTTGTCGACGACGGGAGCCTTCGGCTCCTGCCCGAGGACCTGGTCCAGATCCAGGATGCCATCGCAGCGGGCAGGCCGGCGCTTCGCGCGCTTGCCGCGCGCGCCGACCTGCAACGGATCGGCTACGAGGAGGCGCTGCTTCGCGCCCCGCGCACCGACACCAGGCGCGATATCCTCTGTGCCGGGTGGAACTATTGGGACCATTTCGAGGAGGGAAAGGGACGGCGCGATGGCCAGGAGGTCGATCGTCCGGAGCATCCGACCTTCTTCACCAAGGGGCCGGACACGATGATCGGGCCATTCGACCCGATCGCCTACGATCCCGCTATCTCAGCCAAATGGGACTACGAGGTGGAGGTGGCGATCATCATCGGCAAGGAGGGCCGCAGCATCGCCGAGGCGGACGCGCTCGACCACGTGTTCGGCTATTGCCTGGCGAACGACATCTCGCAGCGCGACCTGCAGCGGGCCCATGGGGGGCAGTGGCTGAAGGGGAAAAGCATCGACGGCACCATGCCGTTCGGCCCCTATGTGACGCTTGCCGATGGGGTCGATCCGTCCGCCATCGATATCGAATGCGTGCTGAACGGAACGGTCGTGCAGAGCGCGTCGACGAAGCTCATGGCCTTTCCCATAGCCACGCTGATCGCCGAGCTGTCCTTCGGCATGACGCTGCGCGCCGGCGACGTGCTTCTGACGGGGACGCCCGCCGGCGTCGGCAATGCGCGCACGCCGCAGCTCTTTCTCAAGGAGGGGGACGAGGTCGTCTGCCGCAGCCCGCTGCTGGGCGAGTTGCGCAACAAGCTGACGGCAGCGGACCTGCATTCTCCCTCTGACGGCAGGACTTGA
- a CDS encoding RidA family protein: protein MPKQEISTSNLRTPNGHFSQATTIEAKGKLVFISGMTARRPDGTIAGIGDVSEQTRQVCENIKAAVEHAGGTLDDVCRVDVYVRNIEDFDKIHAVRREYFKSPLPASTMVEVSKMVFPEYLIEISAIAVLPEA, encoded by the coding sequence ATGCCCAAACAGGAGATCAGCACGTCGAACCTGCGCACGCCCAACGGCCACTTCTCGCAGGCCACCACCATCGAGGCCAAGGGCAAGCTGGTGTTCATCTCGGGCATGACGGCCCGGCGCCCCGACGGCACCATCGCCGGGATCGGCGACGTGTCTGAGCAGACGCGTCAGGTCTGCGAGAATATCAAGGCCGCGGTCGAACACGCCGGCGGTACGCTCGACGACGTCTGCCGCGTCGACGTTTACGTCCGCAACATCGAGGATTTCGACAAGATCCACGCGGTCCGGCGGGAGTACTTCAAGTCACCGCTGCCGGCCTCGACCATGGTCGAGGTGAGCAAGATGGTGTTTCCCGAATACCTGATCGAAATCAGCGCCATCGCGGTCCTCCCGGAGGCATGA
- a CDS encoding Ldh family oxidoreductase, producing the protein MALLLNVDGLRADIAGIFVGAGLGADAADTVAESLVEADRLGLASHGVMLTDMYVHRLKAGSVSTEREPAVISDRGVTMVLDGRNAFGVLTADNAMQKAVAKARAYGAGIVAVRHAFHFGAARRFTEAAAAAGCVGIALCNTRPLMPAPGGAERIVGNNPLSIAFPTADAIPFVLDMATSEAAMGKIRMAAKNGAAIPESWAVKADGSPTTDPLEAIEGMLLPTAGPKGFGLALMIDLLCGVLSGGAFGPDVKPLYGDMSVPYDCSHLLMAIDIGHFTDAGEAGRRVQAAAQRIRCGARAPGVTRLYTPGEPEWCKRQEAEDQVSVDEGVAAMLSDLARSLDVQLTTVPLA; encoded by the coding sequence ATGGCCTTGTTATTGAACGTGGACGGCCTGCGTGCCGACATTGCCGGCATATTCGTCGGGGCCGGCCTCGGCGCCGACGCCGCCGACACGGTGGCCGAAAGCCTTGTCGAGGCGGACCGGCTGGGGCTTGCCTCGCACGGCGTGATGCTGACGGACATGTATGTGCATCGGCTCAAGGCCGGTTCCGTTTCGACCGAGCGCGAGCCGGCCGTGATTTCCGATCGGGGCGTTACCATGGTCCTCGACGGCCGCAACGCCTTCGGCGTGCTGACGGCCGACAACGCAATGCAGAAGGCGGTTGCCAAGGCGCGTGCCTATGGTGCCGGCATCGTCGCCGTCCGCCATGCCTTTCATTTCGGCGCCGCACGCCGTTTTACCGAAGCCGCGGCCGCGGCCGGCTGCGTCGGCATCGCCCTGTGCAACACCCGCCCGCTGATGCCCGCCCCTGGAGGGGCCGAGCGCATTGTGGGCAACAATCCGCTGTCGATCGCCTTTCCCACCGCCGATGCCATACCCTTTGTCCTCGACATGGCGACCAGCGAGGCGGCGATGGGCAAGATCCGCATGGCGGCGAAGAACGGCGCCGCCATCCCCGAGAGCTGGGCGGTCAAGGCCGACGGTTCGCCGACCACCGATCCCCTGGAAGCCATCGAGGGCATGCTGCTGCCGACGGCCGGCCCCAAAGGGTTCGGCCTCGCCCTGATGATCGACCTTCTGTGCGGCGTGCTGTCGGGCGGTGCCTTCGGTCCCGACGTGAAACCGCTCTATGGAGACATGTCCGTTCCCTACGATTGCTCGCATCTTCTGATGGCCATCGACATCGGTCATTTCACCGATGCGGGCGAGGCCGGGCGGCGCGTGCAGGCGGCCGCGCAGCGAATCCGCTGCGGCGCCCGCGCGCCTGGCGTCACGCGCCTCTACACTCCCGGAGAGCCGGAGTGGTGCAAAAGACAGGAGGCGGAAGACCAGGTTTCCGTCGATGAAGGCGTGGCAGCGATGCTGTCGGACCTCGCCAGGTCGCTCGACGTCCAGCTCACCACTGTTCCGCTCGCATAG
- a CDS encoding ABC transporter substrate-binding protein, translating to MSMLKGTRLALALGLSTLAAAPMAAEAADELKPVVFSLDFIPLGRHAPWYAAVEEGFFAEEGLDVTIIPSQGTAQVMQAIASGTAQFGFVDLPGVVLAQAGGTDIEMISVNYQKSPYAIFSLANGGDVQDIAQIEGLSLGSGAGSITPKVIGGFMSQNGLSASSLEIVNVAPPARASALLSGQVPAIEFFVMAKPGLEKAAKEAGTELRTFLLADNGLELYSNGIGALGSYLDENPDVAEGFVRAAMRGWKFTLDNPEKAADHIVKNVDGLDHDVVLAEIEVVRNLAVTDDVKEHGLGWFSPEKMKTGVEFVIDNVGVDGTAPEAGSIYRSEFLPEPAILP from the coding sequence ATGAGCATGCTGAAGGGAACGCGCCTGGCACTCGCTCTCGGCCTGAGCACGCTAGCTGCGGCGCCGATGGCCGCCGAGGCGGCGGATGAATTGAAACCGGTCGTCTTCTCACTCGATTTCATCCCGCTCGGTCGCCATGCGCCCTGGTATGCGGCGGTCGAGGAGGGTTTCTTCGCCGAGGAAGGGCTCGACGTCACCATCATCCCCTCGCAGGGCACGGCACAGGTGATGCAGGCGATCGCCAGCGGCACGGCGCAGTTCGGCTTTGTCGATCTGCCCGGCGTGGTCCTGGCGCAGGCGGGCGGCACCGATATCGAGATGATCTCGGTCAACTACCAGAAATCGCCCTACGCCATCTTCTCGCTCGCCAATGGCGGCGATGTCCAGGACATCGCGCAGATCGAAGGCCTGTCGCTGGGCAGCGGCGCCGGCAGCATAACGCCGAAGGTCATAGGCGGCTTCATGAGCCAGAACGGGCTGTCCGCCTCGTCGCTTGAAATCGTCAACGTCGCGCCGCCGGCCCGTGCCAGCGCGCTGCTCTCCGGCCAGGTTCCGGCGATCGAGTTCTTCGTCATGGCCAAGCCGGGACTGGAGAAAGCGGCAAAGGAGGCAGGCACCGAGCTGCGCACCTTCCTGCTTGCCGACAACGGGCTCGAGCTCTACTCGAACGGCATCGGCGCGCTCGGCTCCTATCTCGACGAAAACCCGGACGTTGCTGAAGGCTTCGTGCGGGCTGCGATGCGCGGCTGGAAGTTCACGCTTGATAATCCGGAGAAGGCGGCTGACCACATCGTCAAGAATGTCGACGGGCTCGACCACGACGTGGTCCTCGCCGAGATCGAGGTCGTGCGCAATCTCGCCGTCACCGACGATGTGAAGGAACATGGGCTCGGCTGGTTCAGCCCGGAAAAGATGAAGACCGGTGTCGAATTCGTCATCGACAATGTCGGCGTCGACGGCACGGCGCCCGAGGCTGGTTCAATCTATCGAAGCGAGTTCCTGCCCGAACCCGCGATCCTGCCGTAA
- a CDS encoding ABC transporter ATP-binding protein, with the protein MAISKERARCGPVSNVEPFGDFKNIEKRFDLGGGEYLTAIEQLSLKLEKGQLISLLGPSGCGKTTFLRIVAGLERASAGEVRIEGRAISGPHPDFAFVFQQPNLMPWRTVLENILFPLEIRRQRTQAGIERAKELLDLVGLDGFESRYPSELSGGMQQRVALCRALVHDARLLLMDEPFGALDELKRMEMHDLLLSIRARTNVSVLFVTHSISEAVYLSDVVAVFSRRPATISKLIPIDLPYPRQHEMRYEAQFTEHEREASRLLGIVR; encoded by the coding sequence ATGGCAATTTCCAAGGAGCGGGCCCGGTGCGGGCCTGTTTCCAATGTCGAGCCCTTCGGCGATTTCAAGAACATTGAAAAGCGCTTCGATCTCGGCGGCGGCGAGTATCTGACCGCCATCGAGCAACTGTCGCTGAAGCTCGAAAAGGGGCAGTTGATCAGCCTCCTGGGGCCAAGCGGATGCGGCAAGACGACGTTCCTGCGCATCGTCGCCGGCCTTGAACGGGCGAGCGCTGGCGAGGTTCGGATTGAAGGGCGGGCGATCTCCGGACCGCATCCCGATTTCGCCTTCGTCTTCCAGCAGCCGAACCTGATGCCTTGGCGCACCGTTCTGGAAAACATCCTTTTCCCGCTCGAAATCCGCCGCCAAAGAACGCAGGCAGGCATCGAGAGGGCGAAGGAACTGCTCGATCTCGTCGGCCTCGACGGCTTCGAGAGCCGCTATCCGTCGGAGCTTTCCGGCGGCATGCAGCAGCGTGTGGCGTTGTGCCGGGCGCTGGTCCACGATGCCAGGCTCCTGCTGATGGACGAGCCGTTCGGCGCGCTCGACGAACTGAAGCGGATGGAGATGCATGACCTGCTCCTGTCCATCCGCGCGCGAACCAATGTCAGCGTCCTTTTCGTGACGCACTCCATTTCAGAGGCGGTCTATCTGTCTGATGTCGTGGCCGTTTTCTCGCGGCGGCCGGCGACGATCAGCAAGCTGATCCCGATCGATCTGCCTTATCCTCGGCAGCACGAGATGCGCTACGAAGCCCAGTTCACCGAACACGAACGCGAGGCGAGCAGGTTGCTGGGGATCGTGCGATGA
- a CDS encoding ABC transporter permease translates to MTSNIYYRSIFPLVGILVILIAWQIYTDVFNVSRVVLPSPTDIFFATTENFSQLARHAWPTFLECVLGFALAVGIGIPIAVALSSSVILNLTLYPILIAMQSVPKVAVAPIILVWFGLGMESKLAIAFLVAFFPIVVDTATGLNATPTGLLELAKSLRATRWQIFSKVQLPAALPFVFAGAKVAVTLTVIGAVIGEFVGSNEGLGNLLLTANSQLNGPLAWAALVWLSVLGMVLFGAVALAERFFMPWAKTASH, encoded by the coding sequence ATGACGAGCAATATCTACTACCGGTCGATCTTCCCGCTGGTCGGGATCCTCGTCATCCTTATCGCCTGGCAGATCTATACGGACGTCTTCAACGTCAGCAGGGTCGTGCTGCCGAGCCCCACCGACATCTTCTTCGCGACGACCGAGAATTTCAGTCAGCTCGCCAGACACGCCTGGCCGACCTTCCTCGAATGCGTGCTCGGTTTCGCGCTCGCCGTCGGCATCGGCATCCCGATCGCCGTCGCCCTGTCCAGTTCGGTCATCCTCAACCTGACGCTCTATCCGATCCTGATCGCCATGCAGTCGGTGCCGAAAGTGGCCGTGGCGCCGATCATCCTCGTCTGGTTCGGGCTCGGCATGGAATCCAAGCTCGCTATCGCCTTCCTGGTGGCGTTCTTCCCGATCGTCGTCGACACGGCGACCGGACTGAACGCGACGCCGACCGGACTGCTGGAACTTGCGAAGTCGTTGCGCGCCACGCGCTGGCAGATCTTCAGCAAGGTGCAACTGCCGGCCGCGCTGCCGTTCGTTTTCGCCGGCGCCAAGGTGGCCGTCACGCTGACGGTGATCGGCGCCGTCATCGGCGAGTTCGTCGGCTCGAACGAGGGACTGGGCAACCTGCTTTTGACCGCCAACTCGCAGCTCAACGGGCCGCTGGCCTGGGCGGCGCTGGTCTGGCTCAGCGTGCTCGGCATGGTGCTGTTCGGCGCGGTCGCCCTTGCCGAACGCTTCTTCATGCCGTGGGCCAAAACGGCAAGCCATTGA
- a CDS encoding FCD domain-containing protein → MNIQITRNRTVFMRLREDIVTGRLRPGERLRTETLRQRYDVGGSPVREALMRLEAEGLVVLEENKGFRVAEVSREQLDDLTATRIEIEAIALRKSIEIGGVEWEANLVSAMHFLASVSREPNDAPPERNANWLAYHREFHRALVAGCRSPMLLDIRERLFDLAERYVALSISTKGDSRDHEAEHKALMTAALERDVDGAVRLNTEHIERTTEKLKQFGGFK, encoded by the coding sequence ATGAATATACAGATCACGCGAAACAGAACGGTGTTCATGCGGCTGCGCGAAGACATCGTGACGGGGCGTCTGAGGCCCGGAGAGAGGCTGCGGACGGAAACGCTGCGCCAGCGTTATGACGTCGGCGGAAGTCCGGTGCGCGAGGCCTTGATGCGGCTCGAGGCCGAAGGCCTGGTCGTGCTCGAGGAAAACAAGGGATTCCGCGTCGCGGAAGTCTCGCGCGAGCAGCTCGACGACCTGACGGCGACACGCATCGAGATCGAGGCAATCGCGCTGCGCAAGTCGATCGAGATCGGCGGCGTGGAGTGGGAGGCGAACCTGGTGAGCGCCATGCATTTCCTTGCCAGCGTCTCGCGCGAGCCGAACGATGCGCCGCCCGAGCGCAACGCCAACTGGCTGGCCTATCACCGCGAGTTCCACCGCGCCCTCGTCGCCGGCTGCAGATCGCCAATGCTGCTCGACATCCGCGAGCGCCTGTTCGACCTCGCCGAACGCTATGTCGCCCTGTCGATCTCGACCAAGGGCGACTCGCGCGACCACGAGGCCGAACACAAGGCGTTGATGACGGCTGCGCTCGAACGCGACGTCGACGGGGCGGTTCGCCTCAACACCGAACATATCGAGCGGACCACCGAAAAGCTGAAGCAGTTCGGCGGCTTCAAATAG
- a CDS encoding ABC transporter substrate-binding protein: protein MTKGNIRRLLATTLLTAVVAGPLHAAETKAVFGFSGWSVGYLPTAVALDRLKDMGYEIEAVELGGNSNQLQAAATGAIDISAIAQILDAMDQGLDSKFFLAGNSNEFLLVARTGISTCEDLDGKSLGIHSVGSFVGQLALQHLAANCPDAEPKITVIEGSENRLAALIAGQLDSSVVDLQDWTLLNEKLPGQFQVTQDFTSTMPIMRAAFAAKTEFLSSHPELVRDWIEVHLDVYNELYENPQLLIDKGEALLDEIDPEVLPKLVQAFVDARIWPVDGGLSAASVQKTIDFFNNDGEPFETISKPADVVDRSVLDQVLADR, encoded by the coding sequence ATGACGAAGGGGAATATTCGACGGCTCCTGGCCACTACGCTGCTGACGGCGGTCGTCGCCGGGCCGCTCCATGCGGCCGAAACGAAGGCGGTTTTCGGTTTCTCGGGCTGGTCAGTCGGCTACCTGCCGACGGCGGTCGCGCTCGACCGGCTGAAGGACATGGGCTATGAGATCGAGGCCGTCGAACTCGGCGGCAACAGCAACCAGCTGCAGGCGGCCGCTACGGGCGCCATCGACATTTCGGCCATCGCCCAGATTCTCGATGCCATGGATCAGGGGCTCGACAGCAAGTTCTTCCTGGCCGGCAATTCCAACGAGTTCCTGCTTGTCGCCCGCACGGGAATCAGCACCTGCGAGGATCTGGACGGCAAGAGCCTCGGCATCCACTCCGTCGGCTCCTTCGTCGGCCAGCTCGCGCTTCAGCACCTGGCGGCGAACTGCCCCGATGCCGAGCCCAAGATCACCGTGATCGAGGGCTCGGAGAACCGTCTGGCGGCGCTGATCGCCGGGCAGCTCGATTCGAGCGTCGTCGATCTGCAGGACTGGACGCTCCTCAACGAGAAGCTGCCCGGTCAATTCCAGGTCACGCAGGACTTCACCAGCACCATGCCGATCATGCGCGCCGCATTTGCCGCAAAGACGGAATTCCTGTCCTCGCATCCCGAACTTGTGCGCGACTGGATCGAGGTCCATCTCGACGTGTACAACGAGCTCTACGAGAACCCGCAGCTGCTCATCGACAAGGGCGAGGCTCTTCTGGACGAAATCGACCCCGAGGTGCTGCCCAAGCTGGTGCAGGCCTTTGTCGATGCCCGAATCTGGCCGGTCGACGGGGGGCTGTCCGCGGCGTCGGTCCAGAAGACGATCGACTTCTTCAACAATGACGGCGAGCCGTTCGAAACGATCTCCAAGCCTGCCGACGTGGTTGACAGAAGCGTTCTCGATCAGGTGCTCGCGGACCGATGA
- a CDS encoding ABC transporter permease: MIQRGPEMQAGAPQRRLAGNLTETFWGRAALRLVALVLFVGAWQLAGDDSIDLLFPTATRTLDAFVELVRDGRLPLGLLITGQALAVGFAIIVSIGVPTGVLVARFPLADRVVTPYFTFLVAIPIIALVPVVQALLGLTFAARVTVIVLFGISYVVINSAIAVRRVRTDLTEMARSFGAGRLAMMTEVVLPAALPGIMTGVRLALGQALIGMVVAELTIVGAGVGSLIAELQGRFKVAGVLAVAMTIVLVGLCLLSLVEMMERRVNRWSVQK; the protein is encoded by the coding sequence ATGATCCAACGCGGACCTGAAATGCAGGCCGGCGCCCCGCAGCGCCGGCTTGCCGGTAACCTGACAGAGACCTTCTGGGGGCGGGCGGCGCTGCGCCTCGTCGCGCTGGTGCTGTTTGTCGGCGCTTGGCAGCTTGCCGGCGACGACAGCATCGACCTGCTCTTCCCCACCGCCACGCGCACCCTCGACGCCTTCGTTGAGCTCGTCAGGGACGGCCGGCTGCCGCTTGGCCTGCTGATCACCGGCCAGGCGCTGGCCGTCGGCTTCGCCATCATCGTCAGCATCGGCGTGCCGACCGGGGTCCTGGTCGCCCGCTTTCCGCTGGCCGACCGCGTGGTCACGCCCTACTTCACCTTTCTGGTCGCCATCCCGATCATCGCCCTCGTCCCGGTGGTTCAGGCCCTTCTCGGGCTGACCTTCGCCGCCCGCGTCACCGTGATCGTCCTGTTCGGCATTTCCTACGTTGTCATCAACAGCGCCATCGCCGTGCGCCGCGTGCGGACCGACCTGACGGAGATGGCGAGAAGCTTTGGCGCCGGACGCCTCGCGATGATGACCGAGGTCGTCCTGCCGGCCGCGCTTCCCGGCATCATGACCGGCGTGCGCCTCGCCCTCGGCCAGGCCCTGATCGGCATGGTGGTGGCGGAGCTCACCATCGTCGGCGCCGGGGTCGGCAGCCTGATCGCCGAGTTGCAGGGCCGCTTCAAGGTCGCTGGCGTGCTCGCGGTCGCCATGACCATCGTGCTGGTCGGCCTTTGTCTTCTGAGCCTTGTGGAAATGATGGAGCGCCGCGTGAACCGTTGGAGTGTCCAAAAATGA
- a CDS encoding ABC transporter ATP-binding protein, translated as MTDSAAPAIEVQDVCKFYLSADGRKTLALDRVNLTVKRGEFVSIIGPSGCGKTTLLKMVAGILGWDEGRISVLGAPVTGPGAERATVFQSFALLPWMTVLDNAAFGLKMRGEAKVARRRTAQTLLDKVGLGDFASAYPGELSGGMQQRVGLARALAVSPDILLMDEPFSAIDAQTRLILQTELLNIWSGSDLSVLFITHAMDEAVFLSDRVVIMGARPGHVTDIIEIDLPRPRTEETRKEPRFVELTAMVWDRLRGMIADEHTGEAA; from the coding sequence ATGACCGATTCCGCCGCACCCGCCATCGAGGTGCAGGACGTTTGCAAGTTTTACTTGTCGGCTGACGGCCGCAAAACCCTGGCGCTGGATCGCGTCAACCTGACGGTGAAACGGGGCGAGTTCGTCTCCATCATCGGGCCGAGCGGTTGCGGCAAGACCACCCTGCTGAAAATGGTGGCGGGCATTCTCGGCTGGGACGAGGGGCGCATCAGCGTGCTCGGCGCTCCCGTGACCGGCCCCGGCGCCGAACGCGCGACTGTCTTCCAGTCCTTCGCCCTGCTGCCTTGGATGACGGTGCTCGACAACGCCGCCTTCGGCCTAAAGATGCGCGGCGAGGCCAAGGTCGCGCGGCGCCGGACGGCGCAGACCCTGCTCGACAAGGTCGGGCTGGGCGACTTTGCCAGCGCCTATCCGGGAGAACTGTCGGGCGGCATGCAGCAGCGCGTCGGGCTTGCGCGCGCGCTTGCGGTTTCGCCCGACATACTGTTGATGGACGAGCCCTTCTCGGCAATCGACGCGCAGACGCGGCTGATCCTGCAAACGGAGCTGTTGAACATCTGGTCCGGCAGCGACCTTTCCGTCCTCTTCATCACGCACGCGATGGATGAGGCGGTGTTCCTGTCCGACCGCGTCGTCATCATGGGCGCCCGGCCCGGCCATGTGACCGATATCATCGAGATCGATCTGCCGCGGCCGCGCACGGAGGAAACGCGCAAGGAGCCGCGTTTCGTCGAGCTCACCGCCATGGTCTGGGACCGGCTGCGCGGAATGATCGCGGACGAACACACCGGCGAGGCCGCATGA
- a CDS encoding ABC transporter permease translates to MTTWMRRILKALNIPLLVSLAVFACIWEIVGRTADILTLPPLSAVLTAFARLWTNGVLTAPLLDSTIALMTGLGISLAAGSIVGIGIGLSRVAEVALGPFVKAGLSAPMIAFVPVFMMVFGIGPETRIATVIAFSVFVVATNATTAVRSADPITIEMAHSFGASRWRQLIEIQLPAGAPYFLAGLRLGVARGIKGLINGEVLIAIMGMGGLVKKYGTVFSMDQLYAVILLIVLYAAVAVGSVTLLGRLLLTEHRK, encoded by the coding sequence ATGACGACCTGGATGCGGCGAATCCTCAAGGCGCTCAATATCCCGCTGCTCGTCTCGCTGGCGGTGTTCGCGTGCATCTGGGAGATCGTGGGACGAACGGCGGACATCCTCACCCTGCCGCCGCTCAGCGCCGTTCTCACGGCCTTCGCGCGTCTGTGGACGAACGGCGTGCTGACCGCGCCGCTGCTCGACAGCACCATCGCGCTCATGACCGGCCTCGGCATCTCGCTCGCCGCAGGCAGCATCGTTGGCATAGGCATTGGCCTGTCGCGGGTGGCGGAGGTCGCGTTGGGTCCCTTCGTAAAGGCCGGGCTGTCGGCACCGATGATTGCCTTCGTGCCTGTGTTCATGATGGTATTCGGGATCGGCCCGGAAACGCGCATCGCCACAGTGATCGCCTTCTCGGTGTTCGTGGTCGCCACCAACGCGACGACGGCGGTGCGATCGGCCGATCCGATCACGATCGAGATGGCGCATTCCTTCGGAGCCAGCCGCTGGCGTCAATTGATCGAGATCCAGTTGCCAGCCGGCGCCCCTTATTTCCTTGCCGGCCTGCGCCTGGGCGTCGCCCGCGGCATCAAGGGCCTGATCAACGGCGAGGTGCTTATCGCCATCATGGGCATGGGCGGGCTGGTGAAAAAATACGGGACGGTCTTTTCGATGGATCAGCTTTACGCCGTGATCCTGCTGATCGTCCTCTACGCAGCCGTGGCCGTCGGCAGCGTGACGCTGCTCGGACGGCTGCTTTTGACGGAGCATCGAAAATGA
- a CDS encoding NADPH-dependent FMN reductase has product MRKPDIAVFVGSLSARSINQRLSLALQAAGDDLFTFTPVAIDALPLYNRDLDGDLPSTVVELKRKVLAADGLLFVSPEYNRSIPSALKNALDWGSRPYGASAWQGKAAAVAGGSSGALGTAIGQSHLRMILTHLDVLTLPQPELYVKVTDELITEWGEVLSEDFEKLLCRFMERFARLVQARVRTY; this is encoded by the coding sequence ATGAGAAAACCCGATATCGCAGTGTTCGTCGGCAGCCTCAGCGCCCGGTCTATCAACCAGCGCCTCAGCCTCGCCTTGCAGGCTGCGGGCGACGATCTCTTCACCTTCACGCCCGTCGCGATCGACGCGCTGCCGCTCTACAACCGCGATCTTGACGGCGACCTGCCGTCCACCGTCGTCGAACTCAAGCGCAAGGTGCTGGCGGCCGACGGCCTTCTTTTCGTGTCGCCCGAATACAACCGGTCGATTCCCTCGGCTCTCAAGAATGCGCTCGACTGGGGATCCAGACCGTATGGTGCGAGCGCTTGGCAAGGCAAGGCAGCGGCCGTAGCCGGCGGGTCGTCCGGCGCGCTGGGCACAGCTATCGGCCAGTCGCATCTGCGCATGATCCTGACCCATCTCGACGTGCTGACGCTGCCCCAGCCCGAGCTCTACGTGAAGGTAACCGACGAGCTGATCACGGAGTGGGGCGAGGTACTGTCGGAGGATTTTGAGAAGCTGTTGTGCCGGTTCATGGAACGGTTCGCCAGATTGGTGCAAGCTAGGGTCAGGACCTATTAA